The region CCTTCGAGCAGGCCATGACTCAGCTTCGAAGGGAGATCGAGGATGCGTTCTCGGCGTCTTTTCGGACACTGAGGGAAGGAAGGGTCTTCCAGTGGGGGCTGGAACTGCCGCCCGCGCTTCCGCAGTCGCTTCGCAAACTGGCCGTCGCCATCCTGCTCTCGCTGCCGGGGTGCCCAGTCCTGCCCGGCCGCATGCTGCTGGAGGATGGCGGAGGTCTCGCGCTGCGCCGGCTTCTGGAGCTCAGGCGCAACCATCTCGCGCTGTCTCGTGGCGACTGTCTGGTCGTCGATGTCGGCACCGCGTACGTGCTGGCCGTCGCCCGCCGTCACGGCGACGACGCGGTCCTCTGTCTGGTCAACGTCGCGCACATCCCGACGACGGTCGAGTTCCGACCAGGCCAACTGGGCGCCACGACCCGTCTGCAGGACCTGTTCGACGGTTCCGTTCTCACTCTGTCCGACGAAACGTCCCTGACCGTGCCTTTGACGGCGGGTTCCGTCCGCTGGTTCCGGTGTATCGCACAATAAGACCTTTCATGCCTCACCAGCAGGAGTCGGTTCATGGCGCGCCCCAGGATCTTCATCAGCCACAGTTCCAGTGCAAGCAAGTGCGCCGGGCACGGCTGTGAATGCGCCACCTACCGCGATGCCGTCGCCGCGCAGTTGGAGGAACTGGGCTGCGATCCCGTCGTCGATCAGGCCCTCCTCCAAGCGGGCGACCAGTGGCACCCGAAACTGATACGTGAGCTGTTCCGCTGCCAGGGCACGGTGCTTCTGCTGTCACCGCACGCGCTCGACTCCGACTACGTCATGGAGGAGGCGCTGCTCTCCATGGCCCTGTGGGAAGTAACCCGGGAGCGGTTCCTCGTCCTTCCCGTCATGCTGCCCGGAGTGCGCCGCAGTGATCTCAAGGAGAGCCAGCTGGCGCGGCTCGGACTTGGGCGCTTCGACATGGTCGACTGGCCCCGCGTGGCCGGCGCCTCGGCTCCGCCCGCCAAGATGGGTGAACGCCTGCGGCCGCTGGTGGAACAGCACGGATCACTGCCGTACCCGAAGGTGACTGAGTACGTCGCTCACCGCATCGAGGAGGTACCCGCCGCGGCGCTGTCGGACATCGCGCGGGAATTGGGCGTGGCACACATCGCCTATGCCTCGGACCACACGAACTACGTTGTCTCCGCAGGCCTGCTGAGCGAACGTCCCGTGGACGGATTCGGTGCGGCGTGCGCGATGCGCAAGGCTCTCAAGGGGCTGCTTCCGCTGCTCCGCCACAAGGAGCACCGCCAGGAAGTGGTCGACGTGGTGGTGCCGTTCGCCAGAGTGCCCGGGGCGGCGGCGAAAGAGTTGCGCAGGCTCTGCGGCGCCTCGTCGGAGGGCCGCATCGCACTGCTGACGGCACACAGGACCACAACTGCGGAGATGTACGTACGGCGTGCCAGCGAATCCCCCGACCCCTGGCCTCTGCACACACCCGTGCCGCGCCCGGGCTTGGACTTCGTCGACGGTGTGATCGCGGACATCCGCGAGTTCCTCGTCGAGAGATTCTTCGTGTTCGACACACTCACCGACGACGAGTTGGGCCGGTGGCTGGCCCGGCAGGAGGAAGAATCCGGGCCGGTCACGATCGTCCTGGGTGTACAACCTGACGCCGAGATGATGCGGCGCCTGCTGGTGGCGTTTCCCAAGCTCCTGTTTCTTTTCGCACACGCTCAGGCGCACATGGGCCCGAGCGTGCCTGAACACTCGCGACTCCAAGCACTCACGGAGGGCCAGGAGAAAGACATGATCAGTACTTACCGAGAGTTCAGCCAGTGAGCATCCGGCGTGCTACGAATGCGCACGCCGGGCAGGAACAACCTCAGCCACACAAGGTCAGGGTCATTCTCGGACCCTGTGTGCACCAATGTCAGTTCGCGCAGACGGCGGGCCTCCCTCAGATCGGCGAGAGATTCGATCTCGTGATCGAGTCCGACCTTCATGAACATCACCCCGGTCTTCGCCACCCCGGCCCAGCCTTCAAGTGAGCGGCAACCCGAAACGGTGAGGAACCGAAGCTTCTCGCACCCCTCAAGATCGTCCAGGTAGGAGAGCACCGTATTTTCCGCGATCACCAGCGACCGCAGTACGGGAAGATGGCGCAGCCCGCTGAGATCAGCGATGTTGCCCCGGAGGACCACGCGGTGCACGTGCGGGCTGCCCACCAGCCGGGAGATCTCCTCTCCGGAGTGGATCTCCACTTCCTTGGGGGACGCGGACGCCGCGGCCTCGCTGGTGGGCCATGTCCTGACGAGCTGCCGTTGGGCGGTGGGCCTGTGCGGGACCCATGAGCCGACGGTCCGGTCGGGCAGTGAACCCACGGTCCGCCGCTCCGGCACGATCGCGCCTTGCGTCTCTTTGCGAGGGGCCGCCGCGCGGGCTCTCTTCTCCTCGTACATCCGCAGATCGGCCGCCTTCAGCACATCCCCGACCGATGTCCCGCAGGTTGCCCAGGCGGTGCCGATACTGGCCCCCACCCGTACCGTGTTCCCCTCCACGCGTATGGGCTGGGCAATG is a window of Streptomyces mirabilis DNA encoding:
- a CDS encoding toll/interleukin-1 receptor domain-containing protein translates to MARPRIFISHSSSASKCAGHGCECATYRDAVAAQLEELGCDPVVDQALLQAGDQWHPKLIRELFRCQGTVLLLSPHALDSDYVMEEALLSMALWEVTRERFLVLPVMLPGVRRSDLKESQLARLGLGRFDMVDWPRVAGASAPPAKMGERLRPLVEQHGSLPYPKVTEYVAHRIEEVPAAALSDIARELGVAHIAYASDHTNYVVSAGLLSERPVDGFGAACAMRKALKGLLPLLRHKEHRQEVVDVVVPFARVPGAAAKELRRLCGASSEGRIALLTAHRTTTAEMYVRRASESPDPWPLHTPVPRPGLDFVDGVIADIREFLVERFFVFDTLTDDELGRWLARQEEESGPVTIVLGVQPDAEMMRRLLVAFPKLLFLFAHAQAHMGPSVPEHSRLQALTEGQEKDMISTYREFSQ